Proteins encoded within one genomic window of Spirulina major PCC 6313:
- the gcvT gene encoding glycine cleavage system aminomethyltransferase GcvT encodes MVSVQSSDHLSRTPLFDLMTAQNARFTAFAGWEMPVQFTGLKQEHEAVRTQVGMFDISHMGKFLWQGQTARQQLQRLVPSDLNRLTPGLAQYTVLLNPDGGIIDDVIIYYQGTTADGAEQGVIIVNAATRSQDYAWITEHLSGSPVTLEDVSGDRVLIAVQGPEAIATLQPLIKADLTAIPSFGHCQTEILDGAAFIARTGYTGEDGFEVMVDIPTGQALWQALAAAGVAPCGLGARDTLRLEAAMALYGQDITETTTPLEAGLAWLVHLDSNPDFIGRDVLAAQKAAGVERRLVGLEMAGRHIARHDYPVVVAGETVGVVTSGTLSPTLGKAIALAYVPKALTKPGNTVNVEIRGKSYPATVVKKPFYRSPHRR; translated from the coding sequence ATGGTATCAGTGCAATCTTCAGATCATCTCTCGCGTACTCCCCTGTTTGACCTCATGACCGCGCAAAATGCCCGCTTTACTGCCTTTGCGGGCTGGGAAATGCCGGTACAGTTTACCGGACTCAAGCAGGAACATGAAGCCGTGCGTACCCAGGTTGGGATGTTCGATATTTCCCACATGGGCAAATTCCTCTGGCAGGGTCAAACTGCCCGCCAACAGTTACAGCGGCTCGTGCCGTCGGATTTAAATCGCCTAACACCAGGATTAGCACAATATACGGTGTTGCTCAATCCGGACGGCGGCATTATTGATGATGTCATTATCTATTACCAAGGCACGACGGCAGACGGTGCTGAACAGGGGGTGATCATCGTCAATGCGGCGACGCGATCGCAGGATTACGCCTGGATCACCGAACACCTCAGCGGCAGCCCCGTCACCCTTGAGGATGTCTCTGGGGATCGGGTCTTAATTGCCGTCCAAGGGCCGGAGGCGATCGCCACCCTGCAACCCCTAATCAAAGCCGATTTAACCGCCATTCCTAGCTTCGGCCATTGCCAAACCGAAATCTTAGACGGAGCCGCCTTTATCGCCCGCACCGGCTACACGGGCGAAGATGGCTTTGAAGTGATGGTGGATATTCCCACCGGCCAAGCCCTCTGGCAGGCTCTCGCTGCTGCCGGCGTTGCACCCTGCGGCCTCGGCGCACGGGATACCCTCCGCCTCGAAGCCGCCATGGCCCTCTACGGCCAAGACATTACCGAAACCACCACCCCCCTCGAAGCCGGTCTCGCCTGGTTGGTACATCTCGACAGCAATCCTGACTTTATCGGGCGGGACGTGCTCGCGGCACAAAAGGCGGCAGGAGTGGAGCGGCGTTTGGTGGGGCTGGAAATGGCCGGGCGACATATTGCCCGCCATGATTACCCCGTGGTTGTGGCGGGGGAAACGGTGGGGGTTGTCACCAGCGGCACGTTGTCCCCCACCTTGGGGAAAGCGATCGCCCTCGCCTACGTGCCGAAAGCCCTCACCAAGCCGGGCAATACCGTTAACGTGGAAATTCGGGGTAAATCCTACCCCGCAACAGTGGTGAAAAAACCGTTTTATCGCTCCCCCCATCGCCGCTAG
- a CDS encoding RICIN domain-containing protein: protein MNHRFFKRKHIYGAILTLLFLITTSLTLTSNVSAKSITVHSWITTPDQHQLLQPQDDISFTSKKQPSPLTINLNPNTKYQQMDGFGAALTDSSAWLIANKLSPTQRNALLNNLFESDDGIGLNILRLPMGASDFALSNYTYNDHNGFPDLDLSDFSIQHDTAYIIPTLQQIKQVNPAMKVMGSPWSAPGWMKTTRTNKCLDVQDWSENDGGNIQQWDCTGNSNQAWQLEKNQQTGHDQIISAHSKKCLDVQDWSENDGGNIQQWDCTGNSNQAWHLEHNQQTGHYQIISAHSKKCLDVQNWSENDGGNIQQWDCTGNSNQAWHLEHNQQTGHDQIIPIHSKKTEPNGGLNRGILKPQFYTAYADYFTKFIQSYESYGIPIYAISVQNEPHHESDYPTMRFESGDMARFIKDSLGPSFLSNNIKTKILIWDHNWDEPNYPISILNQPEVRDYIAGSAFHCYAGDVSNQTIVHNSHPDKDVYFTECSGGGWERDFGKNLSWQTKYLTIGATRNWAKTVLLWNLALDENNGPKNGGCQDCRGVVTINSNTGSIAKEVEYYVLGHISKFVDPGAYRIESNSFAGRLENVAFQNPDGSLVLLALNPSSESQMFNVQWSGKSFTYSLSGGSVATLIWNISPS from the coding sequence ATGAATCATAGATTTTTCAAACGAAAGCACATTTATGGAGCCATCTTAACTCTATTGTTTTTGATCACAACCTCCCTCACCTTAACTAGCAACGTATCCGCCAAGAGCATAACAGTTCATTCATGGATAACAACCCCCGATCAACATCAATTATTGCAACCACAAGATGACATCTCCTTCACCTCAAAAAAACAGCCCAGCCCTTTAACCATTAATCTCAACCCCAACACAAAATATCAACAAATGGATGGCTTTGGGGCCGCATTAACTGATTCCTCTGCTTGGCTCATTGCGAATAAATTATCACCCACTCAACGCAACGCCTTATTAAATAATCTCTTTGAATCCGATGATGGAATTGGGTTAAACATTCTTCGCCTGCCTATGGGAGCATCAGATTTTGCTCTGAGCAATTATACATATAACGATCACAACGGTTTTCCAGATCTCGACCTTAGTGATTTTTCGATACAACATGACACTGCATATATCATCCCCACTCTTCAGCAAATCAAACAAGTCAATCCAGCGATGAAAGTCATGGGATCGCCATGGAGTGCGCCAGGTTGGATGAAAACCACTCGTACAAATAAGTGTCTGGATGTACAAGACTGGTCAGAAAATGATGGTGGAAATATACAACAGTGGGATTGTACTGGCAATTCAAATCAAGCTTGGCAACTCGAAAAAAATCAACAAACAGGTCACGATCAGATTATTTCTGCCCATAGTAAAAAGTGTCTAGATGTACAAGACTGGTCAGAAAATGATGGTGGAAATATCCAACAGTGGGACTGTACTGGCAATTCAAATCAAGCTTGGCATCTTGAACATAATCAACAAACAGGTCACTATCAGATTATTTCTGCCCATAGCAAAAAATGCCTAGATGTACAAAACTGGTCAGAAAATGATGGTGGAAATATCCAACAGTGGGACTGTACTGGCAATTCAAATCAAGCTTGGCATCTTGAACATAATCAACAAACAGGTCACGATCAAATTATTCCAATTCACAGCAAAAAAACAGAGCCAAATGGTGGATTAAATCGTGGAATATTAAAGCCTCAATTTTATACTGCTTATGCAGACTATTTTACGAAATTTATCCAATCCTATGAATCCTATGGCATTCCCATCTATGCAATTTCTGTCCAAAATGAGCCTCATCATGAATCTGATTATCCTACTATGAGGTTTGAGTCCGGCGACATGGCACGGTTCATTAAAGACTCGCTTGGCCCTAGTTTTTTATCGAATAACATAAAAACCAAAATACTCATCTGGGATCACAACTGGGATGAGCCCAACTACCCCATATCCATACTCAATCAACCTGAGGTCAGAGATTACATTGCAGGTTCGGCATTTCACTGTTATGCAGGCGATGTCAGTAATCAAACCATTGTCCACAATTCCCATCCTGATAAGGACGTGTATTTCACAGAATGTTCAGGAGGGGGTTGGGAACGAGATTTTGGAAAAAACTTATCATGGCAAACCAAGTATCTTACTATTGGAGCGACTCGAAACTGGGCTAAAACTGTGCTGCTTTGGAATCTAGCCCTTGACGAAAATAATGGCCCTAAAAATGGAGGATGTCAGGATTGTAGAGGAGTGGTGACGATTAATAGCAATACAGGGTCTATTGCGAAAGAAGTGGAATACTATGTCCTTGGGCATATTAGTAAGTTTGTCGATCCGGGGGCATACCGAATTGAATCAAATTCATTTGCAGGAAGACTTGAAAATGTTGCTTTTCAAAATCCTGATGGCTCATTAGTTTTATTGGCACTGAATCCCAGTAGTGAATCACAAATGTTCAACGTTCAGTGGTCTGGAAAATCATTCACCTACTCATTATCGGGTGGGTCAGTGGCAACATTGATCTGGAACATTTCACCGTCTTAA
- a CDS encoding serine hydrolase domain-containing protein: protein MVELILMMYCTVPNRLIAAALIVMVAGCGTATETIAEGDRTLSPAAQAQLSANLSQWVAEYQAQDEIPGVAVALVINDEILLLETWGDRDLAQQLPVTPQTLFHIGSTHKSMTALLGAIAVDRGLLAWDAPLVETFPELTLADPDATENLTLRHLLSMRSGIHSDAEDDFEVDTATPEDLADYIADLDLFSAPGDQFSYSNLSVSLAGYLIALAERPDQDPFPAHAALLQSWILDPIGMDDAVLQRSDALRGGNVAIPYRWDDTEGDWVTAEPEDFDDDVLAPSGGLKASVEDMAAYLITQVQGGVTPGGDRIVSAANLAATWEPRWGTYAMGWEVADYPDLWVLHHEGLYDNQLSIIGLLPDYGLGFVVLTNSAEAAENLIADVTDYLVEQVERLED from the coding sequence TTGGTTGAACTGATTTTGATGATGTACTGTACTGTCCCTAACCGATTGATCGCCGCCGCCTTAATCGTTATGGTGGCTGGATGTGGAACCGCTACGGAGACGATCGCAGAGGGCGATCGCACCCTCTCCCCCGCCGCCCAAGCCCAACTGAGCGCAAATTTGAGCCAGTGGGTGGCTGAGTACCAAGCCCAAGACGAGATCCCTGGGGTGGCGGTGGCGTTGGTGATCAATGACGAGATTTTGCTGCTGGAAACCTGGGGCGATCGCGACCTAGCGCAACAATTACCCGTTACCCCCCAAACCCTGTTTCACATCGGCTCGACCCATAAATCCATGACGGCGCTGCTGGGGGCGATCGCCGTTGATCGCGGCCTGCTGGCGTGGGATGCGCCGCTGGTGGAGACGTTCCCGGAGTTGACCCTCGCCGACCCCGATGCCACCGAGAACCTGACCTTGCGCCATCTCCTCAGTATGCGCAGCGGCATCCACAGTGATGCAGAAGATGATTTTGAGGTGGATACAGCCACCCCGGAAGACCTTGCCGACTATATCGCCGATCTTGATCTATTTAGTGCGCCGGGTGATCAATTCAGCTATAGCAACCTCTCGGTTTCCCTGGCGGGCTATCTGATTGCCCTGGCCGAACGCCCAGACCAAGACCCCTTCCCAGCCCATGCCGCCCTCCTGCAAAGCTGGATTCTTGACCCCATTGGTATGGATGATGCGGTGCTGCAACGCAGTGATGCGCTGCGAGGCGGAAATGTGGCGATTCCCTATCGTTGGGATGACACCGAGGGAGATTGGGTCACAGCGGAGCCTGAAGATTTTGATGATGATGTGCTTGCGCCTTCGGGGGGATTAAAGGCCAGTGTGGAAGACATGGCGGCCTATTTGATCACTCAAGTTCAGGGGGGGGTGACCCCAGGGGGCGATCGCATTGTCTCCGCTGCTAACCTTGCCGCCACCTGGGAACCCCGTTGGGGAACCTATGCCATGGGCTGGGAAGTGGCAGACTATCCCGATCTGTGGGTGTTACACCATGAGGGCCTGTACGATAATCAGTTGAGTATTATCGGCCTGTTGCCAGACTATGGATTAGGGTTTGTGGTGTTAACCAATAGTGCGGAGGCGGCAGAAAATTTGATCGCAGATGTGACCGATTATCTGGTGGAACAAGTGGAACGCCTAGAAGACTAA
- a CDS encoding Uma2 family endonuclease — translation MVQELQRSKIVYPDSDGLPMSDNTLQFHWIVTIKENLELLFADDPNVFVAGDLLWYPMEGDNRTRRAPDVMVALGRPKGYRGSYKQWEEGAIAPQVVFEILSPGNRLGEMAKKWEFYHQFGVSEYYLYDPDHNDLTGWQRHEEAFTVIPELNGWESPLLKIRFEITSETLHIYKPNGDLFLSYVELGKLAETAKAEAETAKAEAETAQAEAKTSKAEAETAKAELEQLKQAQQGAIAHLRTLGLTPEQIAQTLSLPLEDVT, via the coding sequence ATGGTTCAAGAACTGCAACGCTCGAAAATTGTCTACCCGGATAGTGATGGTTTACCCATGTCGGATAACACCCTACAGTTTCATTGGATTGTCACGATCAAAGAAAATTTAGAACTATTGTTTGCGGATGATCCGAATGTATTTGTCGCGGGGGATTTGTTGTGGTATCCCATGGAAGGGGATAATCGCACTCGTCGCGCTCCGGATGTGATGGTGGCGCTCGGTCGCCCGAAAGGGTATCGCGGGTCTTATAAACAATGGGAAGAAGGTGCGATCGCGCCCCAAGTGGTCTTTGAGATTTTATCCCCAGGGAATCGCTTGGGAGAAATGGCGAAAAAGTGGGAGTTTTATCACCAGTTTGGAGTCAGTGAATATTATCTCTACGATCCGGATCATAATGATTTAACGGGATGGCAACGGCACGAGGAAGCATTTACCGTCATTCCAGAACTGAACGGTTGGGAAAGTCCCCTCTTGAAAATCCGCTTTGAAATCACATCCGAGACGCTACATATTTATAAGCCCAATGGCGATTTATTTTTAAGTTATGTGGAATTAGGGAAGTTGGCTGAAACGGCTAAGGCTGAAGCGGAAACCGCCAAGGCTGAAGCGGAAACCGCCCAAGCTGAAGCGAAAACGTCCAAGGCTGAGGCTGAAACGGCCAAGGCGGAACTGGAGCAATTAAAACAGGCTCAACAGGGCGCGATCGCACATCTGCGCACCCTCGGACTCACCCCCGAACAAATCGCCCAAACCCTATCATTACCTCTTGAAGATGTGACGTGA
- a CDS encoding acyl-CoA thioesterase, whose protein sequence is MDKQQQLPPTTAIIEDHALHATTDKWFEYVVRVHPHHTDYGGIVWHGAYVAWMEEARVECLRSLGINFADLVGVGCDLPVVEMSLRYHRSLRMGEVAMVKTRMMEMKGVRINWAYQIQNLDTNELCVSAFVTLVAMDRDKGKIMRRLPPAMRDALVKFSKQ, encoded by the coding sequence ATGGATAAACAACAGCAACTCCCTCCCACTACCGCCATCATTGAAGACCACGCCCTCCACGCCACAACAGATAAGTGGTTTGAATATGTCGTCCGCGTTCATCCCCACCATACCGATTATGGCGGCATTGTTTGGCATGGGGCCTATGTGGCTTGGATGGAAGAGGCGCGGGTGGAATGTTTGCGATCGCTCGGCATCAACTTCGCGGATCTGGTGGGGGTGGGGTGTGATTTACCTGTGGTGGAAATGTCTCTGCGGTATCATCGCTCCCTGCGCATGGGCGAGGTGGCCATGGTCAAAACCCGCATGATGGAAATGAAAGGCGTGCGGATCAACTGGGCCTATCAAATTCAAAATTTAGACACCAACGAACTCTGTGTATCGGCCTTTGTGACCCTCGTGGCTATGGATCGGGACAAGGGCAAAATTATGCGCCGATTACCCCCAGCGATGCGCGACGCTTTAGTGAAGTTCTCGAAACAATAG
- the fusA gene encoding elongation factor G — translation MKKDITRYRNIGIFAHVDAGKTTTTERILKLTGKIHKIGEVHEGAATTDFMEQEQERGITIQSAATTCFWKEHQLNIIDTPGHVDFTIEVYRSLKVLDGGVGVFCGSGGVEPQSETNWRYANDSKVSRIIYVNKLDRTGADFYSVVKQVKDILGAQPLVMTLPIGIENAFVGVVDLLTEKAWVWDDSGDPLNYTIQDIPADMADDVATYREALIELAVEQDDEVMEKYLEGEEIDIDTIKTCIRKGTRDLAFFPTYCGSSFKNKGVQLVLDAVVDYLPNPLEVNPQPIVDLEGNETGEYAKADFDAPLRALAFKIMDDRFGALTFTRIYSGMLAKGDTILNTATGKSERISRMVEMHADTREEIESAHAGDIVALVGMKSTQTGHTLCDPKNPATLEPMVFPEPVISIAVKPKKKGADEKMGMALSKMVQEDPSFHVETDQESGETILKGMGELHLDIKVDILKRTHGVEVEVGKPQVAYRESITKRLEDSYTHKKQSGGSGQYGKIDYILEPGEVGSGFQFESKVTGGNVPREFWPAVQKGFASSIEQGPLAGFPCVDLKVTLTDGAYHAVDSSAIAFEIAARAAYRQSLPKAGPQLLEPIMAVDVFTPDDYMGDVIGDLNRRRGLIKSQDAGTIGVRIKADVPLSEMFGYIGDLRTMTSGRGQFSMIFAHYAPCPANVAEEVIKETKERQAALA, via the coding sequence ATGAAGAAAGACATTACCCGCTATCGGAACATCGGCATTTTTGCCCACGTTGATGCCGGCAAAACCACCACCACAGAACGCATTCTTAAACTAACAGGCAAAATCCACAAAATCGGCGAAGTTCATGAAGGGGCGGCAACCACTGACTTCATGGAACAGGAACAAGAACGCGGGATCACCATTCAATCCGCCGCCACCACCTGTTTTTGGAAAGAACACCAACTCAACATCATCGACACCCCCGGACACGTGGACTTCACCATCGAAGTCTACCGCTCCCTGAAAGTGCTCGATGGTGGTGTGGGTGTGTTTTGTGGCTCTGGTGGGGTTGAACCCCAATCAGAAACCAACTGGCGCTACGCCAACGACTCCAAAGTTTCGCGGATCATCTACGTCAACAAGCTTGACCGCACGGGCGCAGACTTCTATAGCGTCGTCAAACAAGTCAAAGACATTCTTGGCGCACAGCCCCTCGTTATGACCCTCCCCATCGGGATCGAAAACGCTTTCGTCGGTGTTGTGGATCTCCTCACCGAGAAAGCCTGGGTATGGGATGACTCCGGTGATCCGTTGAACTACACGATCCAAGACATTCCCGCTGACATGGCCGATGATGTCGCCACCTACCGCGAAGCCCTGATCGAACTCGCCGTTGAACAAGACGACGAGGTCATGGAAAAATACCTCGAAGGCGAGGAAATTGACATCGACACGATCAAAACCTGCATCCGCAAAGGAACCCGTGATCTAGCCTTTTTCCCCACCTATTGCGGTTCTTCCTTCAAAAACAAAGGGGTACAACTCGTCCTCGATGCTGTTGTGGACTATCTCCCCAACCCCCTCGAAGTCAATCCGCAGCCCATTGTTGACCTCGAAGGCAACGAAACCGGCGAATACGCCAAAGCTGATTTTGATGCGCCCCTCCGGGCCCTCGCCTTCAAAATCATGGACGATCGCTTCGGCGCTCTCACCTTTACCCGCATCTATTCCGGGATGTTAGCCAAAGGTGACACCATCCTCAACACCGCCACGGGTAAATCCGAGCGGATCAGTCGGATGGTGGAAATGCACGCCGATACCCGCGAGGAGATTGAGTCTGCCCACGCTGGGGACATCGTTGCGCTGGTGGGAATGAAAAGCACCCAAACGGGCCACACCCTCTGTGATCCGAAAAACCCCGCCACCCTGGAACCAATGGTTTTCCCGGAACCGGTGATTTCCATTGCTGTCAAGCCGAAGAAAAAAGGCGCTGACGAAAAAATGGGGATGGCCCTCAGCAAGATGGTGCAGGAAGATCCCTCTTTCCATGTGGAAACCGACCAAGAAAGCGGCGAAACCATTCTCAAGGGGATGGGAGAATTGCACCTAGATATTAAGGTGGACATTCTCAAGCGTACCCACGGTGTGGAAGTGGAAGTGGGCAAACCCCAAGTGGCTTACCGCGAATCGATCACCAAGCGCCTCGAAGACAGCTACACCCACAAGAAACAGTCTGGGGGTTCAGGTCAGTACGGCAAGATCGATTACATTCTGGAGCCGGGCGAAGTGGGCAGTGGCTTCCAGTTTGAATCGAAGGTCACCGGGGGGAATGTACCCCGCGAATTTTGGCCAGCGGTGCAAAAGGGTTTTGCGTCCAGTATTGAGCAAGGGCCGTTGGCTGGATTCCCCTGTGTGGACTTGAAGGTGACGTTGACCGATGGAGCTTATCACGCGGTGGATTCTTCGGCGATCGCCTTTGAAATCGCCGCCCGCGCTGCCTACCGTCAATCTCTCCCCAAAGCAGGCCCCCAACTCCTAGAGCCGATCATGGCCGTGGATGTGTTCACCCCCGATGACTACATGGGTGATGTGATCGGCGACCTCAACCGTCGTCGGGGCCTAATCAAGTCCCAAGATGCTGGCACCATTGGGGTTCGCATCAAAGCGGATGTGCCCCTCAGCGAAATGTTTGGCTACATCGGCGACCTGCGCACGATGACCTCCGGCCGTGGTCAATTCTCAATGATCTTCGCCCATTACGCCCCCTGTCCTGCCAACGTGGCCGAAGAAGTGATCAAGGAAACCAAAGAACGCCAAGCCGCGTTAGCGTAA
- a CDS encoding XAC2610-related protein yields the protein MIHARVLSGMWGGVMAIALHSASAAAQDDLRIHIHTQIHPDFPPSAVVLQGEIRDQQAEIRRIEIYHTSDRTTPHQRITGIATRFPDLSTAGLVIEDLNFDGYQDLRLPEFLPASPNIPYLYWLYNPETAQFERNHALEMITSPVVDSERQLITSFSRVNAVTYVISDYRMEGDRLQLLQERTEIYDRKGRKRVIVKMWQDGEFVIVSDRLEPATADP from the coding sequence ATGATTCATGCTCGTGTCTTATCGGGAATGTGGGGAGGGGTAATGGCGATCGCCCTCCACAGTGCCAGCGCCGCCGCCCAAGACGACCTGCGCATTCATATCCACACCCAAATTCACCCGGATTTCCCGCCCAGCGCGGTGGTGTTGCAGGGTGAAATTCGCGATCAACAGGCTGAAATTCGCCGCATCGAAATCTATCACACCAGCGATCGCACCACCCCCCACCAACGCATCACCGGCATCGCCACCCGTTTTCCCGACCTCAGCACCGCCGGACTCGTGATCGAAGACCTCAATTTTGACGGTTATCAGGATCTGCGACTGCCGGAATTTCTCCCCGCCTCCCCCAATATTCCCTATCTATATTGGCTCTACAATCCGGAAACAGCCCAGTTTGAGCGGAACCATGCTTTAGAAATGATCACCAGTCCGGTGGTGGATTCAGAACGACAACTGATCACGTCCTTCAGTCGGGTTAATGCCGTGACCTATGTGATCAGTGACTATCGCATGGAGGGCGATCGCCTCCAACTCCTGCAAGAGCGCACCGAAATCTATGATAGAAAGGGGCGAAAGCGCGTGATTGTCAAAATGTGGCAGGACGGTGAATTCGTGATTGTCAGCGATCGCCTCGAACCCGCCACCGCTGATCCCTAG
- a CDS encoding ABC transporter ATP-binding protein, whose protein sequence is MTAAPLHPLQRLLHYSQRYRLLIWQATAASVLNKVFDLAPPVLIGAAVDVVIKQQDSLIARWGVRDTFTQLLILTILSAVIWGLESLFEYAYERLWRNLAQNMQHDLRLETYGHVQELEMSFFEDSSTGGLMAILNDDINQLERFLDIGANEILQVTTTVIVISAGFLILAPTVAWMTMIPIPIIIVGSIAFQKKLAPRYAKVREKVSLLSGRLANNLSGITTIKSFTTEAYELDRLAMESEAYRQSNRHAIALSAAFVPLIRLVILGGFTATLLIGGMETVEGRLAVGTYSVLVFMTQRLLWPLTRLGQTLDQYQRAMASTQRVMSLLDTPIRIASGNQPLPRVDGTIQFDQVTFGYQVDYPIIDQLTLTIPAGQTIGIAGSTGSGKSTLVKLLLRFYEIQSGMITIDGLDIRAIHLHDLRGAIGLVSQDVFLFHGTVRDNIAYGSPDATFGEVCEAAKLAEAEEFIQQLPQGYETIVGERGQKLSGGQRQRLAIARAILKNPPILILDEATSAVDNETEAAISRALAHITQNRTTIAIAHRLSTIRHADRIYVMEQGRLVEQGDHDELVALNGIYANLWRVQTGE, encoded by the coding sequence GTGACTGCCGCTCCTCTTCATCCCCTCCAACGCCTGCTGCACTATAGCCAGCGCTATCGCCTGCTGATCTGGCAAGCTACCGCCGCCTCAGTTCTTAACAAAGTCTTTGACCTCGCGCCGCCGGTCTTGATCGGGGCGGCGGTGGATGTGGTGATAAAACAACAGGATTCCCTGATTGCCCGCTGGGGAGTGCGCGACACCTTTACGCAATTGTTGATTTTAACGATTTTGTCGGCGGTGATTTGGGGGTTGGAATCCCTGTTTGAATATGCCTATGAGCGGCTCTGGCGCAATTTAGCCCAAAATATGCAGCACGATTTGCGCCTCGAAACCTATGGCCATGTTCAAGAGTTGGAGATGAGCTTTTTTGAGGACAGCAGTACGGGCGGGTTAATGGCGATTTTGAATGATGACATTAACCAGTTGGAGCGATTTTTAGATATTGGGGCCAATGAAATCCTGCAAGTGACCACTACGGTGATTGTGATTAGTGCGGGGTTTTTAATCCTTGCGCCAACGGTGGCCTGGATGACGATGATCCCGATTCCGATTATTATTGTCGGCTCGATCGCATTTCAGAAAAAACTCGCGCCGCGCTACGCCAAAGTGCGGGAAAAAGTGAGCCTGTTAAGTGGGCGGTTGGCGAATAATCTCAGCGGGATTACGACGATTAAAAGTTTCACCACGGAAGCCTATGAATTGGATCGCTTGGCCATGGAAAGTGAAGCCTATCGCCAAAGTAATCGCCATGCGATCGCCCTCAGTGCGGCTTTTGTGCCGTTGATTCGGTTGGTGATTTTGGGTGGCTTTACGGCGACGCTGTTGATCGGGGGGATGGAAACCGTGGAGGGGCGGCTAGCGGTGGGAACTTACAGCGTCTTGGTGTTCATGACCCAGCGGCTGCTGTGGCCCTTGACGCGATTGGGCCAAACCTTGGATCAATATCAGCGGGCGATGGCATCCACGCAACGGGTGATGAGCTTGCTCGATACGCCGATTCGGATTGCCTCCGGAAACCAACCCCTACCCCGCGTGGACGGTACGATTCAGTTCGATCAAGTCACGTTCGGCTACCAGGTCGATTACCCCATCATCGATCAGCTTACCCTGACGATTCCGGCGGGTCAGACCATCGGCATTGCCGGATCAACAGGGTCGGGAAAAAGTACCCTGGTGAAGCTCCTGCTACGGTTCTACGAAATCCAGTCGGGCATGATTACGATTGACGGTCTCGATATTCGCGCCATTCACCTTCATGATCTGCGGGGGGCGATCGGCCTCGTGAGCCAGGATGTGTTTTTGTTCCATGGCACGGTGCGGGACAATATTGCCTACGGGAGTCCGGATGCGACGTTTGGGGAAGTGTGCGAGGCGGCGAAGTTGGCCGAAGCGGAGGAGTTTATTCAGCAATTGCCCCAGGGCTACGAGACGATCGTGGGGGAACGGGGGCAAAAACTATCGGGGGGACAGCGGCAACGGTTAGCGATCGCCCGCGCCATCTTGAAAAATCCGCCGATCCTAATCCTCGATGAAGCCACCTCCGCCGTGGATAACGAAACCGAGGCCGCCATCAGTCGCGCCCTGGCCCACATCACCCAAAACCGCACCACGATCGCGATCGCCCACCGCCTTTCCACAATCCGCCACGCCGATCGCATTTATGTGATGGAACAGGGCCGCCTCGTGGAACAGGGCGATCATGATGAGTTAGTCGCCCTCAACGGGATCTACGCCAACCTCTGGCGCGTCCAAACCGGGGAATAG